A genomic window from bacterium includes:
- a CDS encoding EamA family transporter, translating to MITTNSWLHWAILSAIFAALTAIFAKVGIKGVDSDLATLVRTAIIMVVLSAFVWYAGKWSNPLALPSKTWIFLGLSGLATGVSWVCYFRALQLGEASKVAPVDKLSLVLVAIFAFAFLGERPTLREWTGITMVAGGVIILAIKR from the coding sequence ATGATCACGACCAACAGCTGGCTCCATTGGGCGATTCTGTCTGCTATATTCGCAGCACTTACTGCAATATTCGCGAAGGTTGGCATTAAAGGTGTCGATTCAGATTTGGCTACTTTGGTTCGAACTGCAATCATCATGGTCGTCCTCTCGGCTTTCGTCTGGTATGCGGGAAAGTGGAGCAATCCCCTTGCCTTACCCTCCAAGACCTGGATCTTCCTTGGACTATCTGGTCTCGCTACTGGTGTCTCCTGGGTGTGCTACTTTCGTGCACTCCAACTCGGCGAAGCATCTAAGGTTGCACCAGTGGACAAACTGAGTCTGGTGCTCGTTGCCATCTTCGCGTTTGCATTTCTCGGGGAAAGACCAACACTACGTGAATGGACTGGCATTACAATGGTCGCTGGTGGAGTCATCATTCTAGCGATCAAGCGATGA
- a CDS encoding divergent PAP2 family protein, which produces MHYDVGAFFKSPVFWSAFSAYVVASLLKSLGNLKRTGKVDFHYLTTLGGMPSAHSAMVCGLTTSIGLTDGFESTAFVLSFAFAVVVMFDASTVRRATGLQARLLNQIVDEVFQNHHLSAQKLIDILGHTRLEVFAGMMVGILIGLLTTYLFN; this is translated from the coding sequence ATGCATTACGATGTTGGAGCATTTTTCAAATCGCCTGTTTTCTGGTCGGCCTTCAGCGCTTACGTTGTGGCCTCATTGTTGAAGTCGCTGGGCAACCTGAAGCGCACGGGCAAAGTGGACTTCCACTACCTCACCACATTGGGCGGAATGCCAAGCGCACATTCGGCCATGGTTTGCGGGCTCACCACATCGATTGGGCTAACTGATGGATTTGAGTCCACCGCTTTCGTCCTTTCATTTGCATTTGCCGTTGTTGTCATGTTTGATGCCTCGACTGTTCGACGGGCCACAGGGCTCCAGGCTCGACTGCTGAATCAGATTGTTGATGAGGTTTTTCAAAACCACCATCTTTCCGCACAAAAGCTTATCGATATTCTTGGTCACACCCGACTTGAAGTCTTTGCCGGCATGATGGTTGGCATCCTCATCGGGCTGCTGACGACCTATCTCTTTAATTAA
- a CDS encoding homoserine dehydrogenase — protein sequence MKEIGVGLLGFGTVGAGVVETLQRNGDLLSSRTGVKLVVRRIADVDLDRDRGVKVERAIMTKDAAAVIDDPSVDVVVELIGGTTIAKEFILRALRLGKAVVTANKALLAEYGQEIFALAAEKNTGVWFEASVAGGVPIIRALKEGLVANRIERICGILNGTCNYILTQMEREQMTFDHALKEAQAAGFAEADPGLDIDGFDTAHKAAILALLAYGVHVPKEKIFVDGIRGLSKTDIENASEFGYRIKQLAIIKSNGNEVEVRVHPTLIPHEHMLASVMGVYNAVVVDGDIVGQTVYYGRGAGRLPTASAVVSDLADVARTLMDGGKKTRNSSVTSACPVTFRPMAEVESRYYLRLSLLDKPGVLGLVASVLGQHGISLASIVQKEPNRSGRHVSVVLLTHKALEKNVMEALRTLEERNALGSKPVSLRIEDPGIEK from the coding sequence ATGAAAGAAATTGGCGTTGGTTTACTTGGATTTGGCACAGTGGGCGCCGGGGTGGTGGAAACCCTCCAGCGTAATGGCGATTTGCTGTCCAGTCGGACAGGAGTTAAATTGGTGGTGCGTCGTATTGCCGATGTCGATCTGGATCGGGATCGCGGGGTCAAGGTCGAGCGAGCCATTATGACCAAGGATGCCGCTGCGGTTATTGATGATCCTTCCGTCGATGTCGTTGTCGAGTTGATCGGGGGAACGACCATTGCCAAGGAGTTCATTCTGCGGGCACTGCGTCTTGGCAAGGCGGTTGTGACTGCCAATAAGGCTCTGCTTGCTGAGTATGGCCAGGAGATTTTCGCTCTGGCAGCCGAAAAGAATACGGGCGTCTGGTTCGAAGCCAGTGTGGCGGGTGGTGTGCCGATTATCCGGGCTCTCAAGGAAGGGCTTGTGGCGAATCGAATTGAGCGGATCTGCGGTATTCTGAACGGCACCTGTAATTATATCCTTACCCAAATGGAACGAGAGCAGATGACCTTTGATCACGCGTTGAAGGAAGCCCAGGCAGCGGGATTTGCCGAGGCGGATCCAGGTTTGGACATCGATGGATTTGATACGGCTCACAAGGCGGCCATTCTTGCCTTGTTGGCCTATGGCGTTCACGTCCCCAAAGAAAAGATTTTCGTGGATGGGATTCGCGGATTGAGCAAAACGGATATCGAAAACGCCAGTGAATTCGGATACCGCATTAAACAATTGGCGATTATTAAATCGAATGGCAACGAGGTCGAGGTGCGCGTGCACCCGACGCTGATTCCGCACGAGCATATGCTCGCTTCGGTGATGGGGGTCTATAATGCCGTTGTGGTGGATGGCGATATTGTCGGCCAGACCGTGTATTACGGACGGGGTGCTGGCCGGTTACCTACGGCTAGCGCAGTGGTCAGCGATCTCGCCGATGTGGCTCGCACGTTGATGGATGGCGGCAAAAAAACTCGCAACAGTTCGGTGACCTCTGCCTGCCCTGTCACCTTCCGTCCGATGGCGGAGGTGGAGAGCCGTTACTATCTGCGTCTTTCTCTGCTGGATAAACCCGGTGTTCTGGGTTTGGTGGCTTCCGTGTTGGGTCAACATGGGATTAGTTTGGCGTCTATTGTGCAGAAAGAACCCAATCGGTCGGGCCGGCATGTGTCAGTGGTATTGCTGACCCACAAGGCACTGGAGAAGAATGTAATGGAAGCGCTTCGTACTTTGGAGGAGCGGAATGCTCTGGGTTCGAAGCCGGTAAGTTTACGGATCGAAGACCCGGGAATAGAGAAATAA
- a CDS encoding aspartate kinase, translated as MKVAKFGGSSVADAAQILKVCSIIKMDAQRRIVVVSAPGKRRADDTKVTDMLIACAEAKLAGKTAEAELKAIVERYADIQRAAGVGGAVIQKIETDLRQRLASETSHRGRFLDLMKAAGEDNSAKLVAEIFRHNGVDAHYINPKDAGMFLNDDFGNAMVLEESYAKLSALKEAPGISIFPGFFGYTKSGAVATFSRGGSDITGAILAAAVKADVYENFTDVDSVFSADPRIVAKAAAIELLTYREMRELAYAGFGVFHDEAIVPAVKAGIPICIRNTNRPEAPGTQIVPKRDYMSGAVVGVASSDGFCALYVDKYLMNREIGFGRRLLQIMEEEGLSYEHAPTGIDNVSVVFREKDFSKEKEERVLMRIRTELGADNIDVDRGLALVMIVGEGMHYSVGVAARATTALAAAGVNIEMLNQGSSEISMMFGVQARDRKKAVLALYEAFFKAG; from the coding sequence TTGAAAGTGGCGAAATTCGGTGGCTCGTCTGTGGCTGATGCAGCCCAGATTCTGAAAGTATGTTCCATTATTAAGATGGATGCGCAGCGCCGTATTGTGGTGGTCTCGGCTCCCGGCAAGCGTCGGGCCGATGATACCAAGGTGACCGATATGCTGATAGCCTGTGCCGAGGCTAAGCTGGCTGGCAAGACAGCCGAGGCAGAACTCAAGGCCATTGTTGAACGGTATGCGGATATCCAGCGCGCAGCCGGGGTAGGTGGGGCGGTCATCCAGAAGATCGAAACGGATCTCCGTCAGCGTCTGGCGTCTGAGACCTCCCATCGGGGTCGTTTCCTGGACCTGATGAAGGCGGCGGGTGAGGATAATAGCGCGAAACTGGTGGCTGAGATTTTTCGCCACAATGGGGTGGATGCCCATTACATCAATCCCAAGGATGCGGGGATGTTTCTGAATGATGACTTCGGCAATGCGATGGTGTTGGAGGAGTCCTATGCGAAGTTGAGCGCGCTTAAGGAGGCTCCGGGTATCAGTATTTTTCCGGGCTTTTTTGGATATACGAAGTCCGGTGCGGTGGCGACTTTTTCGCGGGGTGGTTCTGATATCACCGGTGCCATTCTGGCGGCGGCGGTTAAAGCCGATGTGTATGAGAATTTCACGGATGTGGATTCGGTCTTCTCGGCCGACCCACGTATCGTTGCCAAAGCCGCAGCTATTGAATTATTGACCTACCGCGAAATGCGCGAACTGGCCTATGCCGGGTTCGGGGTGTTTCATGATGAGGCGATTGTGCCAGCCGTCAAAGCAGGTATCCCGATTTGCATCCGTAACACCAATCGGCCCGAAGCGCCGGGGACCCAAATTGTGCCGAAACGGGATTACATGAGTGGGGCGGTGGTTGGGGTTGCCAGTTCTGATGGGTTCTGCGCGCTCTATGTGGATAAATATCTAATGAACCGCGAAATTGGATTCGGGCGTCGCCTGCTTCAGATCATGGAGGAGGAAGGGTTGTCCTACGAGCATGCGCCCACGGGGATTGACAATGTCTCGGTTGTTTTCCGGGAAAAGGACTTTTCGAAAGAAAAGGAAGAGCGCGTACTTATGCGCATCAGAACAGAACTTGGGGCGGATAACATTGACGTGGATCGAGGATTGGCCCTGGTGATGATTGTCGGCGAGGGGATGCATTATTCCGTTGGTGTCGCGGCCCGCGCCACGACCGCCTTGGCGGCTGCCGGCGTGAATATCGAGATGCTCAATCAGGGCTCTTCTGAGATCAGTATGATGTTTGGTGTACAGGCTAGAGATCGCAAAAAAGCCGTGTTGGCCCTATATGAGGCTTTCTTTAAGGCGGGTTGA
- the cimA gene encoding citramalate synthase: MHRRKIFIYDTTLRDGSQGEGISFSGGSKIKLALKLDEFGVDYIEGGYAGSNPKDMEFFHEIQKHKLHHAKVAAFGSTRRADVAVGEDANVLRLIESGAPVVTIFGKTWQLHVSEVLRTSVVENRLMISETVQFLKKHEKEVIFDAEHFFDGYKDSPTFAIDMLKAAVEAGAHTIVLCDTNGGTLPHEVHGITAEIIKAFPTVQVGIHTHNDSELAVANSLEAVRAGAVQVQGTINGYGERTGNANLCSIIPTLELKMGCRAVPEGALHQLRSLSEFVDDLVNVRHNSKSAYVGMSAFSHKAGMHVNAVQKIPRSFEHVPPESVGNERRILISEGSGSSSVLLKAIEMGVDLKKSSPEVKDILEALKALEQQGYTYEAADASFRMLVQKVLKKHKSFFELEGFRVIMEKEGADKPCVSEASIKVRVGDEVEHVVAEGDGPVNALDRALRKALVRFYPEIEKVFLTDYSVRILDPEEATAAKTRVIIESSDGENHWGTVGVSVNILEASWEALVDSVEYKLFCEEKKK; the protein is encoded by the coding sequence ATGCATCGAAGAAAAATATTTATCTATGATACGACCCTGCGGGATGGTTCGCAGGGGGAGGGGATTTCCTTCTCCGGTGGATCGAAAATCAAGTTGGCCCTCAAACTCGATGAATTCGGCGTGGATTACATTGAGGGAGGGTATGCCGGGTCTAATCCCAAGGACATGGAGTTTTTTCATGAGATCCAGAAGCATAAGCTGCACCATGCCAAAGTGGCGGCTTTTGGGAGCACCCGGCGGGCAGATGTGGCCGTGGGTGAGGATGCCAATGTGCTGCGCCTGATCGAGTCGGGGGCGCCCGTGGTGACCATTTTCGGGAAAACCTGGCAACTTCATGTTTCTGAGGTGCTGCGGACGTCCGTCGTCGAGAATCGCCTGATGATTTCCGAAACCGTTCAGTTTTTAAAAAAGCACGAAAAGGAAGTGATTTTCGATGCCGAACATTTCTTTGACGGCTATAAGGATAGTCCGACCTTTGCGATAGATATGCTGAAGGCGGCGGTCGAGGCAGGGGCACATACAATTGTGCTGTGCGATACCAATGGAGGGACGCTGCCCCATGAGGTCCATGGGATCACCGCGGAAATTATCAAGGCCTTTCCGACCGTTCAGGTGGGGATTCACACGCATAACGATTCGGAATTGGCGGTGGCCAATAGTTTGGAAGCGGTTCGGGCTGGTGCGGTTCAGGTGCAGGGAACCATCAATGGGTATGGGGAACGTACCGGGAATGCGAACTTATGTTCCATCATCCCTACACTGGAGCTTAAGATGGGATGCCGGGCGGTGCCCGAAGGCGCTCTTCATCAGTTGCGTTCATTATCTGAATTTGTGGATGACCTGGTGAATGTTCGGCACAATTCCAAATCGGCTTATGTCGGGATGAGTGCGTTTTCGCATAAGGCCGGCATGCATGTGAATGCGGTGCAGAAAATCCCCCGAAGTTTTGAGCATGTTCCTCCTGAGAGTGTGGGGAATGAGCGCCGGATTCTGATCTCCGAGGGCTCCGGATCGAGCAGTGTGCTCTTGAAGGCTATCGAGATGGGCGTTGATTTGAAGAAATCTTCGCCGGAGGTGAAGGATATCCTTGAGGCGCTGAAGGCACTGGAGCAGCAAGGCTATACCTATGAGGCGGCAGACGCCTCTTTCCGGATGCTGGTACAAAAGGTGCTGAAGAAGCATAAATCCTTTTTCGAGCTGGAGGGATTCCGAGTGATCATGGAAAAGGAGGGCGCGGACAAGCCCTGCGTTTCAGAAGCCAGTATCAAGGTGCGTGTCGGGGATGAGGTCGAACATGTTGTGGCTGAAGGCGATGGCCCCGTCAATGCCCTGGATCGCGCGTTACGCAAAGCGCTGGTTCGTTTCTATCCTGAAATTGAAAAGGTGTTTTTGACCGATTACAGTGTGCGTATTCTTGATCCTGAGGAGGCCACGGCGGCCAAGACTCGCGTGATCATTGAATCAAGTGACGGGGAAAATCATTGGGGTACTGTGGGCGTCTCTGTCAATATTCTTGAGGCCTCCTGGGAAGCCCTGGTGGATAGCGTCGAGTATAAGCTCTTCTGTGAAGAAAAAAAGAAATGA
- a CDS encoding valine--tRNA ligase, giving the protein MKELEKQYDPKMVESRWYDTWQAKGYFHGDAEKGGVPYCVVIPPPNVTGILHIGHALNNTIQDILVRWQRMEGKNTVWLPGTDHAGIATQNVVERALRKEGKTRHDLGREAFVGKVWEWKEEYGGTIIRQLKRLGASCDWERERFTMDAGLSEAVEEVFCRLYDKGLIYRANYITNWCPRCRTALSDEESEHQDTDGKMYFIRYPVKRDGKLTASEFVVVATTRPETLLGDVAVAVSPKDERYKALIGKTLSLPVLHRDLPVITDDFVDATFGTGAVKVTPAHDPNDFEMGQRHKLTPINVMNPDGTMNEGAGPYAGLDRFECRKRIVTDLTAAGLIEKIDVHQHAVGHCYRCDTVVEPRLSLQWFVKMKPLAEPALQAVVDGRVRFVPERWNKVYAEWMGNIRDWCISRQIWWGHRIPVFYCDACNHQWAARGKPAQCAQCASTDIRQDEDVLDTWFSSWLWPFSTFGWPHQNPDLSLYYPGNTLVTASEIIFFWVARMVMAGIEFMGEVPFREVYIHGTVRDDKGRKMSKSLGNSIDPLTIIDEFSADALRYSLMMITATGQDVFLSNDKFEIGRNFGTKIWNAARYMQMQDPAGYVRSGATIDAALLSADDRHILAKLSQAIASCTENLKRFRFNDAAQDLYAFIWHEYCDWYVEYSKEVLYGQDAARRAEVLKVMHYCFSTALRLLHPFMPHITEELWHGMGYGTDEETIMLAPWPKALTEELAQWGATPDVVQYVDARHELIRIGRMLRADCSIAPGQKLDYIIKANTPHLATQLKADVSSLTAMLKAREITVDPAFVPATAMPSALTPIGALYMPIEGLVDAKTESAKLAKQLEELGGHLERANLKLNNPNFFNKAKPEVVAQFEKSRQELQEKYNKVKRLLEMMG; this is encoded by the coding sequence ATGAAAGAACTTGAGAAACAGTATGACCCCAAAATGGTTGAATCCCGTTGGTATGATACCTGGCAGGCGAAGGGTTACTTTCATGGGGATGCAGAGAAGGGTGGGGTTCCTTATTGTGTCGTTATTCCGCCGCCGAATGTTACTGGCATTCTCCATATCGGTCATGCCCTGAACAATACCATTCAGGATATTCTTGTGCGCTGGCAGCGCATGGAGGGCAAAAATACGGTTTGGCTGCCCGGGACGGATCATGCGGGCATCGCCACTCAGAATGTGGTGGAACGTGCTTTGCGCAAAGAGGGTAAAACGCGGCACGATCTTGGCCGTGAAGCCTTTGTCGGAAAGGTGTGGGAATGGAAAGAGGAATACGGTGGGACGATCATCCGGCAGTTGAAGCGGTTGGGTGCATCCTGTGACTGGGAGCGCGAACGCTTCACGATGGATGCGGGGCTTAGCGAAGCCGTGGAAGAAGTGTTCTGCCGTCTCTACGACAAGGGTTTGATCTATCGCGCCAACTACATTACGAACTGGTGTCCCCGTTGTCGTACGGCGTTGTCGGATGAAGAGAGCGAACATCAGGACACGGACGGAAAAATGTATTTCATCCGCTATCCGGTGAAGCGGGACGGTAAGCTTACGGCCAGCGAATTTGTGGTGGTGGCTACGACCCGGCCTGAAACCCTCCTGGGTGACGTGGCGGTGGCCGTGAGCCCTAAAGATGAGCGTTACAAAGCCCTGATCGGCAAAACACTGAGTCTGCCGGTGCTGCATCGGGATTTACCGGTGATTACGGATGACTTTGTGGATGCGACCTTCGGGACGGGGGCAGTCAAAGTGACCCCCGCGCATGATCCCAACGATTTTGAGATGGGGCAGCGCCATAAGTTGACTCCCATCAATGTCATGAATCCGGACGGCACGATGAACGAAGGGGCCGGGCCTTATGCCGGGCTGGATCGTTTTGAATGTCGTAAGCGCATTGTCACCGATTTGACTGCCGCCGGATTGATTGAGAAAATTGACGTACATCAGCATGCCGTCGGGCATTGCTATCGCTGTGATACTGTGGTTGAACCCCGTTTGTCCCTTCAGTGGTTCGTTAAGATGAAGCCGCTGGCGGAGCCCGCGCTTCAGGCGGTTGTGGATGGGCGCGTCCGGTTTGTGCCGGAACGGTGGAATAAAGTATATGCCGAGTGGATGGGGAATATCCGTGATTGGTGCATCTCCCGTCAGATCTGGTGGGGACATCGCATCCCTGTGTTTTATTGTGATGCGTGTAATCATCAGTGGGCGGCCCGTGGAAAACCCGCCCAGTGTGCCCAGTGTGCCTCCACGGACATCCGGCAGGATGAGGATGTCCTGGATACCTGGTTCTCCTCTTGGCTGTGGCCCTTCAGCACCTTTGGTTGGCCTCATCAAAATCCGGATCTCTCGCTCTATTATCCCGGCAATACCCTGGTGACGGCCTCGGAGATTATTTTCTTCTGGGTGGCCCGGATGGTCATGGCCGGCATTGAGTTTATGGGTGAGGTTCCCTTCCGTGAAGTTTATATTCACGGAACGGTGCGCGACGATAAAGGCCGGAAGATGAGCAAGAGTCTGGGGAACTCCATTGATCCCTTGACGATCATTGATGAATTCAGTGCCGACGCGCTTCGCTACAGCCTGATGATGATCACTGCGACGGGGCAGGACGTCTTCCTGTCAAACGACAAATTCGAGATTGGTCGCAATTTTGGCACCAAGATCTGGAATGCCGCCCGGTATATGCAGATGCAGGATCCCGCCGGGTATGTGCGTAGTGGGGCCACGATTGATGCGGCGTTACTGAGTGCGGATGACCGGCATATTTTGGCCAAACTGAGTCAGGCCATTGCCTCCTGTACGGAGAATCTGAAACGTTTCAGATTCAATGATGCGGCGCAGGATCTTTATGCCTTCATCTGGCATGAGTACTGTGACTGGTATGTCGAGTATTCCAAGGAAGTTCTGTATGGGCAGGATGCCGCCCGGCGCGCTGAAGTGCTGAAGGTGATGCATTACTGCTTCTCAACAGCGCTGCGTCTGCTCCATCCTTTCATGCCGCACATCACTGAAGAGTTGTGGCACGGCATGGGCTACGGTACGGATGAGGAAACCATCATGTTGGCTCCCTGGCCGAAAGCGCTTACGGAAGAGCTCGCCCAATGGGGCGCCACCCCTGATGTGGTACAATACGTGGATGCCCGGCATGAATTGATCCGTATTGGCCGTATGTTGCGAGCCGATTGCAGTATCGCACCCGGACAGAAGCTGGATTATATCATCAAGGCGAACACGCCTCACCTGGCGACTCAACTTAAGGCAGATGTGAGCTCGCTTACGGCGATGCTCAAGGCCCGTGAAATCACGGTTGATCCTGCGTTTGTGCCTGCCACAGCCATGCCAAGTGCGTTGACCCCGATCGGAGCACTCTATATGCCCATTGAGGGGCTGGTAGATGCGAAGACTGAATCCGCCAAACTCGCGAAACAACTGGAAGAACTTGGCGGACATCTGGAACGGGCTAATCTTAAGCTCAACAATCCAAATTTCTTCAATAAGGCCAAGCCTGAGGTGGTAGCGCAGTTCGAAAAATCACGGCAGGAACTTCAGGAAAAGTATAACAAAGTGAAGCGCTTGCTTGAAATGATGGGGTAA
- a CDS encoding peptide chain release factor-like protein yields MADVFITSEKKQALEERMIRLGILEKDLIEKFVLGAGSGGQKLNKTSSCVFLQHLKSGLEIKCQRERSRELNRFVARRELCDRLEERILGQQSARQQANEKIRRQKRRRSRRQKERVLDDKKKHSVKKQSRRSGNFES; encoded by the coding sequence ATGGCAGACGTTTTCATTACATCTGAAAAGAAGCAGGCACTTGAAGAGCGGATGATCCGATTAGGTATCCTCGAGAAGGATCTGATTGAGAAATTCGTTCTCGGAGCTGGCTCCGGTGGCCAGAAGCTCAACAAGACATCGTCCTGTGTATTCCTGCAGCACCTCAAATCCGGGCTTGAAATCAAGTGTCAGCGGGAGCGGTCGCGGGAACTGAACCGGTTTGTCGCCCGTCGTGAGTTGTGTGATCGTTTGGAGGAGCGCATACTCGGACAACAAAGTGCCCGCCAGCAGGCCAATGAAAAAATTCGTCGTCAGAAACGCCGGCGTTCCCGGCGTCAGAAGGAACGGGTTCTGGACGACAAGAAAAAACATTCTGTAAAAAAACAATCCAGACGGAGTGGAAACTTTGAATCCTGA
- a CDS encoding phage holin family protein: MNPEPFQTAGQKLREWVIRWLLMAIAVWMSDFLVSGVYTDDWPSLLAAALILGILNAFVKPILVMVAMPLVVLTLGFMLLFINAFLLLLTAKLVPGFHVLGFGSAMWASLVISIVSMILGNSRKTIQHPSRKPPTAEAYAEPTPIRKPPPGKGPIIDV; the protein is encoded by the coding sequence TTGAATCCTGAACCTTTTCAGACAGCCGGGCAAAAACTCAGGGAGTGGGTGATCCGATGGTTGTTGATGGCCATAGCGGTGTGGATGTCGGATTTTCTGGTGTCAGGTGTCTATACGGACGATTGGCCCAGCTTATTGGCGGCCGCCCTGATTCTCGGGATATTGAATGCCTTTGTGAAGCCCATACTGGTCATGGTGGCAATGCCTCTGGTCGTGTTGACGCTGGGGTTTATGCTCTTGTTCATCAATGCCTTTCTGTTGCTGCTAACGGCCAAGTTGGTGCCCGGGTTCCATGTGTTGGGGTTCGGTTCCGCCATGTGGGCGTCGCTGGTCATCAGTATTGTCAGTATGATTTTGGGGAATAGCCGCAAGACTATTCAGCACCCCTCCCGTAAGCCCCCGACCGCCGAGGCTTATGCCGAACCGACCCCCATTAGAAAGCCGCCGCCCGGCAAAGGTCCGATTATTGACGTGTAA
- a CDS encoding glycosyltransferase family 9 protein codes for MKSEKKRILVIKLSSLGDIFHALPTVNNLQVALDAEVDWVTQPEYVDLVKCFPMVSDVVPFPRRQFWSRAGALAKAVRANQYDYVIDLQGLIKSAIVARVARGGKRIGPSFQREGASLFYDAVAGRCNKDRHAVEENLDVVRYLGLPVLPVAFPLHFPAPSVAQSTLRVALVPWSRRLNKNWPAAHFVEAARQIQKEFGATIYLFGSNADRAGCEEMRAKLAATSDAVVVINLAGQTSLVEMGGWFSQMNLVLANDSGPLHMAVAVGTPVVTMFGPTDPKRTGPYGAGAHVLISGMDCCPCFGKDCRWPQVECMERITPAQVLVAVREVLNRAEVKHKL; via the coding sequence ATGAAGTCTGAAAAAAAACGAATTCTGGTTATCAAGCTCAGTTCCTTGGGCGATATTTTCCATGCGCTGCCTACGGTGAATAACCTGCAGGTTGCCCTTGATGCGGAAGTGGATTGGGTGACCCAGCCGGAATACGTGGATCTGGTGAAATGTTTTCCGATGGTGTCGGACGTGGTTCCCTTTCCCCGGCGGCAGTTTTGGAGCCGTGCCGGGGCACTGGCTAAGGCTGTTCGGGCAAATCAATATGATTACGTGATCGACTTGCAAGGGCTGATCAAAAGCGCAATTGTGGCCCGAGTCGCCCGGGGAGGGAAAAGGATTGGTCCCTCTTTTCAGCGTGAAGGGGCCAGCCTTTTCTATGATGCGGTAGCGGGGCGGTGCAATAAGGATCGGCATGCCGTGGAGGAAAATTTGGATGTTGTGCGTTATTTGGGGTTACCTGTGCTTCCTGTGGCATTTCCCCTGCACTTTCCGGCCCCGTCAGTGGCGCAGTCTACCCTGCGCGTTGCGCTGGTTCCGTGGTCGCGGAGGCTTAATAAGAATTGGCCAGCAGCCCATTTTGTTGAGGCGGCACGACAGATTCAGAAGGAATTTGGTGCTACGATTTATCTGTTCGGCAGTAATGCGGATCGAGCCGGATGTGAAGAAATGCGCGCAAAATTGGCGGCCACATCTGATGCGGTTGTGGTGATTAATCTTGCGGGACAGACTAGCTTGGTAGAGATGGGCGGGTGGTTTTCCCAGATGAATCTGGTGTTGGCCAACGATTCCGGCCCTCTTCATATGGCTGTGGCAGTAGGTACTCCTGTGGTCACAATGTTCGGACCAACCGATCCAAAACGTACCGGACCCTATGGGGCTGGAGCGCATGTGCTTATATCTGGGATGGACTGTTGCCCCTGTTTCGGTAAGGATTGCCGATGGCCACAAGTTGAGTGCATGGAGCGTATCACTCCGGCGCAAGTACTGGTGGCGGTTCGGGAAGTACTGAATAGGGCTGAAGTAAAGCATAAGTTATGA
- a CDS encoding LysM peptidoglycan-binding domain-containing protein: MRVLVSVISVVILIAMEGCVEKVGVTDELEREHPEMMRAREMEEAGDVRSARNLYESILDRDPTVARAHFALAYLLDKSGEDYIGAIYHYRRYLVLRPNTEKRAMIESHIQSDMLALVGIVQSEHQTLKIRAANLQSQTVQLRSALAAVRAKYGVPESLLLTSEPIDAPAVTTGTKSQARMVKVEKADTLKKMAAKYYGDQGLWREIYEVNKKKMKSPGDLRVGQIILVPEL, from the coding sequence GTGCGAGTCCTTGTATCAGTCATATCTGTAGTGATTTTGATCGCCATGGAGGGCTGTGTTGAAAAGGTCGGGGTTACGGATGAGCTTGAACGGGAGCATCCTGAAATGATGAGGGCACGTGAGATGGAAGAGGCCGGGGATGTGAGATCTGCCCGGAATCTGTATGAATCGATATTGGATCGTGATCCCACTGTAGCTCGGGCTCACTTCGCGCTGGCTTACCTTCTGGATAAATCCGGGGAGGATTATATCGGGGCCATTTATCATTACCGACGTTACCTTGTCTTGCGTCCCAATACGGAAAAACGCGCCATGATCGAGAGTCATATCCAGAGCGATATGCTCGCGTTGGTGGGGATCGTGCAAAGTGAGCACCAAACCCTGAAAATCAGGGCGGCCAATCTTCAATCCCAGACTGTTCAGTTACGTTCGGCATTGGCAGCTGTCAGGGCTAAATATGGGGTGCCGGAATCGCTCCTTTTGACCTCTGAACCCATTGATGCACCGGCGGTGACAACTGGCACGAAATCACAAGCCAGAATGGTGAAAGTCGAAAAGGCGGATACCTTAAAGAAGATGGCCGCCAAGTATTATGGGGATCAGGGACTATGGCGCGAGATTTACGAGGTTAATAAGAAAAAAATGAAATCCCCAGGCGATTTACGAGTCGGACAGATAATTCTTGTGCCCGAGTTGTGA